Proteins from a genomic interval of Leptospira kanakyensis:
- a CDS encoding VanW family protein, with protein MKLKIKVFLRWICAILKGDYFFFGLKPVPKSKFIWSDETTHTLPILQSPMKEGKLRNLQIAINQLNERVLYPGRIFSFWNEIGNPTIGKGYTEGRVIRGGQVSSEVAGGLCQLSGIIYYLSLELGLKILERFPHSRDLYTEETRFTPLGTDASVVYPTKDLRIKNTHPFPLLFSWDLKTSELTFRIKSPSPIKRNKLHFQQTTKNGFSNVQVFLEPEGNGELILCSSDDYRL; from the coding sequence ATGAAACTAAAAATAAAAGTCTTTCTAAGATGGATCTGTGCCATCCTAAAAGGAGATTATTTTTTCTTTGGATTAAAGCCGGTACCAAAAAGTAAATTCATTTGGTCTGATGAAACGACACACACACTCCCTATATTACAATCACCTATGAAGGAAGGGAAACTTCGGAACCTTCAGATTGCCATCAACCAATTAAATGAACGTGTATTATATCCAGGTAGAATCTTTTCATTTTGGAATGAAATCGGTAACCCAACAATAGGTAAAGGTTATACGGAAGGCCGTGTGATTCGAGGTGGGCAGGTAAGTTCTGAAGTAGCCGGTGGTCTTTGTCAATTGTCGGGGATCATTTACTATCTCTCGTTAGAACTTGGTCTCAAAATTTTAGAACGGTTCCCCCACAGTCGTGATTTATATACTGAAGAAACCAGATTCACCCCACTCGGAACCGATGCTTCTGTGGTGTATCCTACAAAGGATTTACGGATCAAAAATACACATCCATTCCCTTTACTTTTTTCTTGGGATTTAAAAACATCTGAACTTACTTTTCGTATCAAAAGCCCAAGTCCCATCAAACGAAACAAATTACATTTCCAACAAACAACAAAAAATGGATTTTCGAATGTGCAAGTCTTCTTAGAACCAGAGGGAAATGGTGAACTCATTCTTTGTTCTTCCGATGATTACCGATTATAA
- a CDS encoding YidB family protein: MSFFESLKAVAAQAVELVQNNPQVVSGIQKIIEDNGGVSGIVQKFKDKGFAEAASSWVGTGDNVNIGAADVMKVLGSDSVKELAGKVGLDSEATAGLIGNLLPMVIDKLSPDGKEPSGDITAQLTSLASLFTK, encoded by the coding sequence ATGAGTTTTTTTGAAAGTTTGAAAGCCGTCGCAGCTCAGGCAGTAGAGCTAGTGCAAAACAATCCACAAGTTGTTTCTGGGATCCAAAAGATCATCGAAGATAACGGTGGAGTATCCGGAATTGTCCAAAAGTTTAAAGACAAAGGTTTTGCAGAAGCCGCGTCCTCTTGGGTAGGAACCGGAGACAATGTGAACATTGGGGCCGCAGATGTAATGAAGGTTTTGGGGAGTGATTCCGTTAAGGAACTTGCTGGAAAAGTGGGATTGGATTCGGAAGCCACGGCTGGTCTTATTGGAAATTTACTACCGATGGTGATCGACAAACTTTCTCCTGATGGGAAGGAACCAAGTGGAGATATCACTGCTCAACTGACTTCGCTTGCTTCTTTATTTACAAAATAA
- a CDS encoding DUF2452 domain-containing protein, producing the protein METEGTPHHSLTYGTSRLAPSISLVDRAKEIELAEESVQLHLHGKLEVIANQIRRLKEEAELILKRAEKDIELHKARCQFEKKPGQTIHLYEKESGSYFSLLSPKDWGGNPPHPYQGTYIMNPDRSFTEVFLDSLD; encoded by the coding sequence ATGGAAACTGAAGGAACTCCTCATCATAGTCTTACTTATGGTACTAGTAGACTTGCACCAAGTATCAGTCTTGTGGATCGTGCCAAAGAAATCGAACTTGCAGAAGAATCAGTACAACTGCATTTACATGGAAAATTAGAAGTCATTGCAAACCAAATCCGTCGTTTGAAAGAAGAAGCTGAACTGATTCTAAAACGTGCAGAAAAAGATATAGAACTACACAAAGCTCGTTGCCAGTTTGAAAAAAAACCGGGCCAAACCATCCACTTGTATGAAAAAGAAAGTGGATCCTATTTTTCCCTCCTTTCTCCAAAAGATTGGGGTGGTAACCCTCCCCACCCCTACCAAGGTACTTATATCATGAATCCTGATCGAAGTTTCACAGAAGTTTTTTTGGATTCTTTGGATTAA
- a CDS encoding SPOR domain-containing protein, with product MKERVFYVINLDKQRIGVLSLFLFALFFSIFFLGVSVGKGKTEENLTRAKAMETQPTNTEVTEQSIPAPTAVNGSDTAVGTNAASSFVQGTKTKEQTNLSQEIPMADIGNNPYFVETSTAKDEEEEKKQQVVDLTKRVEKRVVSNKTESFKNLPQTSKQTKTAKSNQQVVTSSKQEGKQFTVQLAAFTSRQSAETFLSQLKSDNHGKLPAKTFIVVKNEFFVVQMGKSKDKGSLSKALSKTSMPKEIKSKAMVVSYQPLS from the coding sequence ATGAAAGAAAGAGTATTTTACGTAATCAACTTAGATAAACAAAGAATTGGAGTTTTATCCCTCTTTCTTTTTGCCTTATTTTTCTCGATTTTCTTTTTAGGAGTTTCCGTTGGGAAAGGGAAAACGGAAGAAAACCTAACTCGTGCGAAGGCAATGGAAACACAGCCGACAAACACAGAGGTTACCGAGCAATCGATTCCAGCTCCCACCGCAGTGAATGGATCTGATACAGCCGTTGGAACAAACGCAGCCTCTTCGTTTGTACAAGGGACCAAAACAAAAGAACAAACGAACCTCTCCCAAGAGATCCCCATGGCAGACATTGGAAACAATCCTTACTTTGTAGAAACTTCTACAGCCAAAGACGAAGAAGAGGAGAAAAAACAACAAGTTGTGGATTTAACCAAACGTGTAGAAAAACGAGTGGTTTCAAACAAAACTGAAAGTTTCAAAAATTTGCCGCAAACTTCGAAACAAACAAAAACGGCGAAATCAAACCAACAAGTTGTTACATCATCTAAACAAGAAGGAAAACAATTTACAGTGCAACTAGCTGCTTTCACTAGTAGACAGTCAGCGGAAACATTTTTATCTCAACTAAAATCGGATAACCATGGTAAGCTGCCAGCAAAAACCTTTATTGTAGTAAAAAATGAATTCTTCGTGGTTCAAATGGGAAAATCCAAAGACAAGGGAAGTCTTTCCAAAGCACTTTCCAAAACTTCCATGCCTAAGGAAATCAAATCTAAGGCTATGGTTGTGAGTTACCAACCGCTATCGTAA
- a CDS encoding alpha/beta fold hydrolase: MKKFRKPFATTILSAFLFVGCASYLHKTGISLERYRSDLESKSVLVDGLHWKYTEKPGSAETLVVVHGFGGDKDHWTRFSRHLPNGIRVIAPDLPGFGESDKPEGLNYTQEAQADRLYHFTESLGLKEFHIAGNSMGGGIAGIFAAKYPNKVKSLILFDNAGVKSPTPSEMQLIDMQGKPSPLLVTSPEDFDRLLAFTFVKPPYLPSFLKSYFANKSFANRDWNASILKQIRKEGYFLEEKLTEIQAPTIVIWGKEDKVIHYTVMDVLKKKMKTKLETVLLENMGHAPMIEDPKLSAKLVQDWLNKP; this comes from the coding sequence ATGAAGAAGTTTAGGAAACCATTTGCGACCACCATCCTATCGGCATTTTTATTCGTTGGTTGTGCGTCATACCTTCACAAAACAGGAATTAGCTTAGAAAGATACAGATCGGATTTAGAATCCAAATCTGTTTTAGTTGACGGTCTTCACTGGAAGTATACAGAAAAACCCGGATCCGCAGAAACCTTAGTCGTGGTACATGGATTTGGTGGCGATAAAGACCATTGGACTCGGTTTTCGAGACATCTTCCCAATGGAATCCGGGTGATTGCCCCAGACCTTCCTGGATTTGGAGAATCGGATAAACCAGAAGGACTGAACTACACACAAGAAGCCCAAGCTGATAGACTGTATCATTTTACCGAATCACTTGGCCTAAAAGAATTTCATATCGCAGGGAATTCGATGGGGGGAGGAATTGCTGGAATCTTTGCGGCCAAATATCCCAATAAAGTAAAATCACTCATCCTATTTGATAACGCCGGGGTCAAAAGCCCCACTCCGAGTGAAATGCAACTCATCGATATGCAAGGAAAACCAAGCCCACTTCTTGTCACAAGCCCCGAAGACTTTGATCGGCTTCTCGCATTTACCTTTGTCAAACCACCCTATCTACCTTCTTTCCTAAAATCATATTTTGCTAATAAAAGTTTTGCTAACAGAGATTGGAATGCTTCTATCCTCAAACAAATCAGAAAAGAAGGTTATTTTTTAGAAGAAAAACTAACGGAAATCCAAGCTCCTACAATTGTGATTTGGGGAAAAGAAGACAAGGTCATCCATTATACAGTCATGGATGTTCTAAAAAAGAAAATGAAAACAAAACTAGAAACGGTTCTCCTGGAAAATATGGGCCATGCACCCATGATTGAAGATCCAAAATTGTCCGCCAAACTCGTACAAGACTGGTTAAACAAACCTTAA
- the coaE gene encoding dephospho-CoA kinase (Dephospho-CoA kinase (CoaE) performs the final step in coenzyme A biosynthesis.), with the protein MSPKHNNKTLIGITGSIGSGKSTVLAMFGELGAETISSDSIARGFTEPNSPILPELVNIFGTSILDENGTPIRAKIAELAFSDKSKLNAMNELLHPLIRKTFLEFLGSRKAGSIIAWEVPLLFETDAHTICDFTVTVSVSTDVAWERVQSRGGMDLEDFKKRNLSQMDLEKKKSLSDFIVTNDNQRENLKEQIVIIYQEIKQRINK; encoded by the coding sequence GTGAGTCCAAAACATAACAACAAAACTCTGATTGGAATTACCGGATCCATTGGATCAGGAAAATCCACTGTACTTGCTATGTTTGGTGAGTTAGGGGCAGAAACCATTAGTTCTGACTCCATCGCACGCGGATTCACAGAACCAAACAGCCCAATTTTACCAGAACTCGTAAACATTTTTGGAACATCTATCTTAGATGAAAACGGAACTCCTATTCGGGCCAAAATTGCAGAATTAGCGTTTTCCGACAAATCAAAGCTAAATGCTATGAATGAACTACTCCACCCGCTGATTCGTAAAACTTTCCTCGAATTTCTAGGTTCGAGAAAAGCAGGAAGTATCATTGCTTGGGAAGTGCCCCTTCTATTCGAAACAGATGCGCATACCATCTGCGATTTTACCGTGACTGTTTCCGTGAGCACCGATGTGGCATGGGAACGTGTTCAGTCACGCGGAGGGATGGATTTAGAAGACTTTAAAAAAAGAAATCTTTCCCAAATGGATTTAGAGAAAAAAAAGTCTCTCTCTGATTTTATCGTAACGAACGATAATCAAAGGGAGAACCTAAAAGAACAAATTGTCATCATCTATCAGGAAATCAAACAAAGGATTAACAAATGA
- a CDS encoding SH3 domain-containing protein has protein sequence MKKLILILLTSLILFQCKKTPTIEVGQNVFISATVLNARKTPTLDGEKVGKLKLGDQVKVLERSEKDAEIDGISAYWYRVQSQTITGWVFGGYLSITKVESRDAMIAAVQGNFVFCTIPDRLDCSHTLEFDGESFVYREFNQYSGISEKLEGVFDVYSDHLVLDTKSRLVRPSIFIQFPQTEEERTAYNNAYFGYSDSDEHLVSLSTYPVAGKLDLYFYVCNDKLSLLKEKKESDAACKSEYAFTKSSYFSP, from the coding sequence ATGAAGAAATTGATCCTGATTCTATTAACTTCCTTGATTTTGTTCCAGTGCAAAAAAACACCTACGATTGAAGTCGGTCAAAATGTATTTATTTCTGCTACAGTTCTCAATGCCCGGAAAACTCCCACACTAGACGGAGAGAAGGTAGGGAAATTAAAACTGGGAGATCAGGTTAAGGTTCTAGAGCGTTCGGAAAAGGATGCGGAAATTGATGGAATTTCTGCCTATTGGTACCGTGTGCAATCGCAAACAATCACCGGTTGGGTGTTTGGTGGGTATCTTTCCATTACCAAAGTGGAATCTCGGGATGCGATGATTGCGGCTGTCCAAGGAAATTTTGTTTTTTGTACGATACCTGACCGATTGGATTGTTCTCATACATTAGAGTTTGATGGAGAAAGTTTCGTTTACCGCGAGTTCAATCAATACTCAGGCATTAGTGAAAAATTAGAGGGAGTTTTTGATGTGTATTCCGACCATTTGGTTCTGGATACAAAATCAAGATTGGTTCGGCCTTCTATTTTCATCCAATTCCCACAAACAGAGGAAGAAAGAACCGCTTACAACAATGCTTATTTTGGATATTCAGATTCGGATGAACATCTGGTATCTCTTAGCACATACCCAGTTGCGGGAAAACTGGATTTGTATTTTTATGTTTGCAACGACAAACTCTCGTTACTAAAAGAGAAAAAAGAAAGTGATGCGGCTTGTAAAAGTGAATATGCTTTTACAAAATCTTCTTACTTTTCTCCTTAA
- a CDS encoding PLP-dependent aminotransferase family protein has product METELPTIFSAKRTSFVRTSVIREILKLTVENSNILSFAGGLPNPDLFPKDVFSSVMESVVRENISTAFQYGDSSGYEALRTQIAEKLTDVSWVSSRSITITHGSQQGLDILGKIFMDSDTNVLLEDPVYLGALQAFSPYHPNFFSVPMEPDGPNLYWLEEILSQNKIHVFYANPSYQNPSTYTWSLEKRIKIANLLDTKEIILIEDEAYRYLDFEGKVYPSVSSFRKRNDLTFVLGSFSKILSPGFRLGWVVVPDLYRNLFTAVKQGNDLNSNQFSQVVVSKLLKTMDFDVHLHSIQSFYKGQKESLVSLLGKYLPEVKFSLPEGGMFLWVEYPKGTSKELMEHCLKNGVAMVPGTEFSPASRSSSFFRMNFSFLTKDVMEIGVKRIADVYRDINT; this is encoded by the coding sequence ATGGAAACGGAACTGCCAACTATTTTTTCAGCGAAACGAACTTCTTTTGTGAGAACTTCTGTCATTCGCGAAATTTTAAAATTAACGGTAGAAAATTCTAACATCCTTTCCTTTGCCGGGGGACTTCCGAACCCTGATTTATTCCCAAAAGATGTTTTCAGTTCTGTGATGGAGTCTGTGGTTCGCGAGAATATTTCCACTGCTTTTCAATACGGAGATTCGTCTGGATATGAGGCTCTAAGAACCCAAATTGCAGAAAAATTAACGGATGTCTCTTGGGTGTCATCTAGGTCGATTACCATCACCCATGGTTCTCAACAGGGTCTTGATATTTTAGGAAAGATTTTTATGGATTCCGATACCAATGTGTTATTGGAAGACCCTGTATATTTGGGTGCATTACAAGCATTCTCTCCTTATCATCCCAATTTTTTTAGTGTTCCTATGGAACCTGATGGCCCTAATCTTTATTGGTTAGAAGAAATTTTATCTCAAAACAAAATCCATGTTTTTTATGCAAACCCGTCTTACCAAAATCCATCAACTTATACTTGGTCTTTGGAAAAAAGAATCAAAATTGCAAACTTACTAGATACAAAGGAAATTATTCTCATTGAAGATGAGGCGTATCGGTATTTAGATTTTGAGGGTAAAGTATATCCTTCTGTGAGTTCGTTTCGTAAGAGAAATGACCTAACGTTTGTTCTGGGAAGTTTTTCTAAAATCTTATCACCTGGTTTTCGTTTGGGTTGGGTGGTAGTTCCCGATTTGTATCGAAATTTGTTTACTGCAGTCAAACAAGGAAACGATTTAAATTCGAATCAATTTTCACAAGTAGTAGTCTCCAAACTTTTGAAAACGATGGATTTTGATGTCCATTTACATTCCATCCAAAGTTTTTACAAGGGCCAAAAAGAGAGTTTGGTTTCTTTGCTTGGCAAATACCTTCCTGAAGTAAAGTTTTCTCTTCCAGAAGGTGGGATGTTCCTTTGGGTTGAATATCCGAAAGGAACATCGAAGGAACTTATGGAGCATTGTCTAAAAAATGGTGTGGCCATGGTTCCTGGAACGGAGTTTTCTCCCGCCAGTCGCTCTTCTTCTTTCTTTCGTATGAACTTTAGTTTTTTAACAAAGGATGTTATGGAGATTGGGGTGAAACGAATCGCAGATGTGTATCGCGACATAAATACATGA
- a CDS encoding radical SAM protein — translation MAETSTLNQRPASSIKLLEEMERMYKDLPMEAIVKQDILRQGIHFLPESFVVKDPYKSKDYFIFSFDHIPLADLKDGADTKAPEEIKISGGHFGLLKTVISTRNNPNSPYKMKSKEGIPTLYLEETEIGSAEYPPIPSWYRHKTKSGKLPGEVAPVIEWGYLLYLTVFRNCQYFGKDEECAYCDINHNYRQQKGAGRPYTGVKDVEDILEVLSWVDAEDQIAKVYTITGGSVLTNLKKKSEVDFYLQYPEAIEARFPKRWMGKLVAQAFEKEDCQKFKDAGIQIYHPNYEVWDKALFEKICPGKSSWIGYENWIRRVVDSAEVFGPENVIPNFVGGVELSEPWGFKTVAEAINSTKQGLDFFMSKGIVPRFTAWCPEPYTTLGQQAGPPLVYFCELLRAWKETFEQYGLPTPPGYGEPGPGKAVFSVSAFMDVIGYSGRN, via the coding sequence GACCCGCCTCCTCCATCAAACTCCTAGAAGAAATGGAGAGGATGTATAAAGACCTACCCATGGAAGCCATTGTCAAACAAGACATCCTCAGGCAGGGCATTCATTTTTTACCAGAATCCTTTGTAGTCAAAGATCCCTATAAATCCAAAGATTATTTCATCTTTTCTTTCGACCATATCCCCCTTGCTGACTTAAAAGATGGGGCCGACACCAAAGCCCCCGAAGAAATCAAAATCTCTGGAGGCCACTTTGGTCTTTTAAAGACGGTGATTTCCACAAGGAACAATCCTAATTCCCCTTACAAAATGAAATCAAAGGAAGGAATCCCTACTTTGTATTTAGAAGAAACAGAGATTGGAAGTGCTGAGTACCCACCCATTCCTTCTTGGTACAGACACAAAACCAAATCGGGTAAGTTACCAGGGGAAGTGGCTCCTGTCATTGAATGGGGTTACCTTTTGTATCTGACGGTCTTTCGAAACTGCCAATACTTTGGAAAAGATGAAGAATGTGCCTATTGTGACATCAACCACAACTACCGCCAACAAAAAGGAGCAGGTAGACCTTATACTGGGGTGAAAGATGTAGAGGATATTTTAGAAGTTTTATCTTGGGTGGATGCCGAAGACCAAATTGCAAAAGTATATACCATTACAGGTGGTTCAGTTCTTACCAATTTAAAGAAAAAATCAGAAGTGGATTTTTACCTCCAATACCCAGAAGCCATAGAAGCAAGGTTTCCGAAACGTTGGATGGGCAAACTAGTCGCCCAAGCCTTCGAGAAGGAAGATTGCCAAAAGTTCAAAGATGCAGGAATTCAAATTTATCATCCGAACTACGAAGTTTGGGACAAAGCACTCTTTGAAAAAATTTGTCCGGGAAAGTCCAGTTGGATTGGTTATGAAAATTGGATTCGTCGGGTTGTGGATTCTGCGGAAGTGTTTGGGCCTGAAAATGTAATTCCTAACTTTGTGGGTGGAGTGGAACTTTCTGAACCTTGGGGTTTTAAAACGGTCGCCGAAGCAATCAATTCCACAAAACAAGGTTTAGATTTCTTTATGTCCAAAGGAATTGTTCCGAGATTTACCGCATGGTGTCCAGAGCCTTATACAACTCTTGGCCAACAAGCAGGTCCACCTCTTGTTTATTTCTGTGAACTCCTCAGGGCTTGGAAAGAAACCTTTGAACAGTATGGTCTCCCCACTCCTCCGGGATACGGAGAACCAGGACCAGGTAAGGCGGTATTTTCTGTTTCTGCTTTTATGGATGTGATAGGATATTCTGGACGAAATTAG
- a CDS encoding PLP-dependent aminotransferase family protein — MTKYKQLALDLKKEIKSGYYSEKERIPSLREIQDLKSCSLTTAKEAYRILEEEGYIYVVPQSGYFVHPNISSLISGPQNEFYPAVEADDRIQQIMRTVMDPKLISFGAAIPSDFYLPLGGIVSSFKKALQYKEIFSYGDLQGNAGLREWIHKRTSIQGYRVNSEQIQITSGCTESITFALLSVTEPGDTVIVPSPIYVGLFQILETLKLKVVEIPYRKEEGISGDEYEKLIKRHKPKVFLFAANFNNPNGILMSEFSKQSLAKISYLYGIHLVEDDIYGDLYFSGTRPKPLVSYFPQELKGPKSYLCSSFSKTLAPGLRIGWVASKTGIRELSKRTRAYKISENNPTQMAVLQFLKLQTFERHLKFLRSEYQKLTKEYIELLSFHSEGRLEIQKPDGGFVLWIESPLDGDKLLSESKKIGMAIAPGSLFGLSKHWDRHFRLNVSVGFSPKIREKLIQFSRLFLKKRKS, encoded by the coding sequence ATGACAAAGTACAAACAACTAGCCCTAGACCTAAAAAAAGAAATTAAGTCAGGATATTATTCTGAAAAAGAAAGGATCCCTTCTCTTCGTGAAATTCAGGATTTAAAATCATGTAGTCTCACCACTGCGAAGGAAGCTTATAGGATTTTAGAAGAAGAAGGGTATATTTATGTTGTACCTCAATCTGGATACTTTGTACATCCGAATATTAGTTCCCTCATCTCAGGGCCACAAAATGAATTTTATCCGGCAGTGGAAGCTGATGATAGGATCCAACAAATCATGCGAACGGTTATGGATCCCAAATTGATTTCCTTTGGAGCGGCCATTCCATCGGATTTTTATCTACCACTGGGAGGGATCGTTTCTTCTTTTAAAAAAGCACTCCAATACAAAGAAATATTTTCCTATGGAGACTTACAAGGAAACGCAGGGCTTCGGGAATGGATTCACAAAAGGACTTCCATCCAAGGTTACCGCGTCAATTCAGAACAAATCCAAATCACAAGTGGATGCACAGAATCTATAACCTTTGCCTTACTCAGTGTCACTGAACCTGGAGATACAGTCATTGTCCCCTCACCCATTTACGTTGGTTTATTTCAGATTTTAGAAACCCTTAAACTCAAAGTAGTAGAGATTCCGTATAGAAAAGAAGAAGGGATCTCTGGAGATGAATACGAAAAATTAATCAAACGTCATAAACCAAAGGTATTTTTATTTGCTGCTAACTTCAACAATCCGAACGGAATTTTAATGAGTGAATTTTCCAAACAAAGTTTAGCAAAAATATCTTATTTGTATGGAATCCATCTGGTAGAAGATGATATATACGGAGATCTTTATTTTAGTGGGACAAGGCCCAAACCACTAGTGAGTTATTTCCCCCAAGAACTAAAAGGCCCAAAATCTTACCTTTGTTCTTCCTTTTCAAAAACACTGGCCCCTGGTCTTAGGATTGGTTGGGTGGCATCCAAAACAGGAATTCGTGAATTAAGCAAAAGAACCAGAGCCTATAAAATTTCCGAAAACAATCCCACTCAAATGGCAGTCCTTCAATTTTTAAAACTACAAACCTTTGAAAGGCATCTCAAGTTTTTACGTTCAGAATATCAAAAACTTACAAAGGAATATATTGAACTATTATCCTTTCATAGCGAAGGGAGATTGGAAATCCAAAAACCAGATGGAGGATTTGTACTATGGATTGAATCACCGTTAGATGGTGACAAATTACTCAGCGAATCCAAAAAAATAGGAATGGCCATTGCCCCAGGATCTCTTTTCGGACTTTCCAAACATTGGGACAGACACTTTCGATTGAATGTTTCCGTTGGATTTTCACCTAAAATTAGAGAAAAACTGATTCAGTTCTCTAGGTTATTCTTAAAAAAGCGAAAATCTTAA
- a CDS encoding PP2C family protein-serine/threonine phosphatase: protein MRKRILLTGVLSLLFLQIGCLSPKQEEPYQFRQGVLDISDLTFKEDTIVDLYGEWELYFGEFHYPPFHGEKTLTGYLPIPSSWQDEEFGGVELPRTGHVTLRAFVYISKQTVGQELRIYIPDIASSYRFFANGILIGGQGKPGINKFDDTPRIKSKYYTLIPDKEVIELVFHIANYDNNFGGFWAIPSIGNKNALDREKMLSNARELFLLGALVLIGLYHFGLYFYKRKETSIFYFALFCFLLGIRLAFTGERYILEVFPNFHWPTAFRIEFASYYFAVPTFLLFIYSLFPEESNPKYVRSALLASTVFALTLFLPISVFTILLYGFQVLAFLTIGYVIHINLKAVINKRPNSKLFFLGLLVLAFSVAFDILRHSVNNRGIGLTPYALLCFIFIQSLILSSRIANAFIRAEELAESLKISNESLLAVTENLEQIVSERTYQLNSSLNRIKKDLLLAKKIQQKILPEDGIKFEHLKIHLYFQPQEEVGGDFYDIFELDNGTVRFFVADATGHGIQAALYTMAIKSEYEAIKRFITKTDDLMNHLNQKIQNKFSGLKIVFSGFLLDIDTKTKTVYYSSAGHPSQIFQTNGEQIILERTGNIIGLKKDQPYTQKQFQMSMGDRILLFTDGMLEQKNDSREEFGMERIQKILGDFQGKESERVLAELVIQLFLFQGKEEQEDDQTMVLVEWEKTKV, encoded by the coding sequence ATGCGAAAACGAATTCTACTTACGGGAGTTCTTTCTCTCCTGTTTTTACAAATTGGCTGTCTTAGCCCCAAACAGGAAGAACCTTATCAGTTCCGACAAGGGGTTCTGGACATTAGCGACCTCACTTTCAAAGAGGATACCATTGTGGATCTTTATGGAGAGTGGGAATTGTATTTTGGGGAATTCCACTACCCTCCCTTCCATGGAGAAAAAACTCTCACTGGGTATTTGCCCATTCCTAGTTCCTGGCAAGATGAAGAATTTGGTGGGGTTGAGTTACCAAGGACAGGCCACGTCACCTTACGAGCATTTGTTTATATTAGCAAACAAACCGTTGGTCAAGAATTAAGAATTTATATTCCTGATATTGCCTCCTCCTATCGATTTTTTGCCAATGGAATTTTGATTGGTGGCCAAGGAAAACCAGGGATCAACAAATTTGATGATACACCTAGGATCAAATCCAAATACTATACCCTCATTCCTGACAAGGAAGTCATCGAACTTGTATTTCATATTGCCAACTATGATAATAACTTTGGTGGATTTTGGGCCATTCCCAGTATAGGAAATAAAAATGCATTGGATCGAGAGAAAATGCTCTCCAATGCTCGTGAACTTTTTTTACTCGGCGCACTTGTTCTCATTGGTCTTTATCATTTTGGATTGTACTTTTACAAAAGAAAAGAAACTTCCATTTTTTACTTTGCCCTCTTTTGTTTTCTACTTGGGATTCGATTGGCCTTTACCGGAGAAAGGTATATCCTCGAAGTATTTCCCAACTTTCATTGGCCAACAGCATTTCGGATTGAATTTGCTTCTTATTATTTTGCAGTACCAACCTTTTTATTATTTATCTATTCTCTTTTCCCGGAAGAATCCAACCCAAAATACGTACGTTCTGCACTGCTAGCCAGTACGGTTTTTGCACTCACACTTTTTCTTCCTATATCTGTCTTTACCATTTTATTATATGGATTTCAAGTTTTAGCATTTTTGACAATTGGGTATGTGATTCATATCAATTTAAAAGCGGTAATCAACAAACGTCCCAATTCTAAATTATTCTTTTTGGGGCTTCTGGTTTTAGCTTTTTCTGTAGCCTTTGATATTTTACGGCACAGTGTCAATAACCGGGGGATTGGACTCACTCCCTATGCCCTACTTTGTTTTATTTTCATCCAATCTCTCATTCTTTCTAGTAGGATTGCCAATGCATTTATCCGAGCAGAGGAACTCGCGGAAAGTTTAAAGATCAGTAATGAATCGCTTTTAGCGGTAACAGAAAATTTGGAACAAATTGTTTCAGAAAGAACTTATCAATTGAATTCTTCTTTGAATCGAATCAAAAAAGATCTCCTCCTTGCCAAAAAAATCCAACAAAAGATTCTCCCTGAGGATGGAATCAAATTTGAACATTTAAAAATTCATTTATATTTCCAACCACAAGAAGAAGTCGGTGGAGATTTTTATGATATCTTCGAGTTGGATAATGGAACCGTTCGTTTTTTTGTCGCTGATGCAACGGGACACGGAATCCAAGCAGCACTTTATACCATGGCCATCAAATCCGAATACGAGGCCATCAAACGGTTTATCACCAAAACAGATGATTTGATGAACCACCTCAACCAAAAGATTCAAAACAAATTTTCTGGTCTAAAAATTGTATTCTCTGGATTTTTATTGGATATTGATACAAAAACAAAAACCGTCTACTACTCGTCAGCGGGTCATCCAAGCCAAATTTTCCAAACAAACGGGGAACAAATCATTTTGGAAAGAACGGGAAATATCATTGGTTTAAAAAAAGACCAACCCTATACACAAAAACAATTTCAAATGTCTATGGGAGATAGGATTTTACTTTTTACGGATGGGATGTTAGAACAAAAAAACGATTCGCGAGAAGAGTTTGGAATGGAAAGGATCCAAAAAATCCTCGGTGATTTCCAAGGAAAGGAATCAGAAAGAGTGCTTGCGGAACTGGTCATCCAACTCTTCCTTTTCCAAGGGAAAGAAGAACAAGAGGATGACCAAACGATGGTTCTAGTGGAATGGGAAAAAACTAAAGTATAA